In the genome of Chryseobacterium arthrosphaerae, one region contains:
- the era gene encoding GTPase Era: MHKAGFVNIVGKPNAGKSTLLNQLMGEKLAIVTQKAQTTRHRIFGIYNEDDLQIVFSDTPGVLDPKYGLQEKMMDFVKDSLQDADVFLFIVDVTDKAEPSEFLIDKLNKIPVPVLLLLNKVDQTDQAGLEKLVEDWHNRIPKAEILPISALNAFNTEIILPKIKSLLPENPPYYDKDQFTDKPERFFVNEAIREKILLNYDKEIPYSVEVVTEQFKEKEGIIFIDSIIYVERDTQKGIIIGHKGEAIKKVGTEARLDLEKFFSKKIHLNLFVKVKKDWRKNDRDLKNFGYR; encoded by the coding sequence ATGCACAAAGCTGGATTTGTAAATATAGTTGGAAAGCCCAATGCCGGAAAATCGACCTTACTCAACCAATTAATGGGGGAGAAGCTGGCGATTGTAACGCAAAAGGCCCAGACAACCCGTCACAGAATTTTTGGTATTTATAATGAAGATGACCTTCAGATTGTATTCTCTGATACTCCGGGAGTATTGGATCCTAAATATGGTCTGCAGGAAAAGATGATGGATTTTGTAAAAGATTCTCTGCAGGATGCAGATGTATTCCTGTTTATCGTAGATGTTACCGACAAGGCGGAACCTTCAGAATTTTTGATAGACAAACTTAATAAAATCCCTGTACCTGTACTTCTGCTGTTGAATAAAGTAGACCAGACGGATCAGGCAGGTCTTGAAAAACTGGTAGAAGACTGGCACAACAGAATTCCCAAAGCGGAAATTCTTCCTATTTCTGCCCTGAATGCCTTCAATACAGAAATTATCTTACCTAAAATAAAATCTTTATTACCGGAGAATCCACCTTACTATGATAAGGATCAGTTTACAGATAAGCCTGAAAGATTCTTTGTAAATGAGGCGATCCGTGAGAAAATTCTTCTGAATTATGATAAAGAGATTCCATATTCTGTAGAGGTGGTTACAGAGCAGTTTAAAGAAAAAGAAGGGATCATTTTTATAGACTCTATCATCTATGTGGAAAGAGATACCCAGAAAGGAATTATCATTGGTCACAAGGGAGAAGCCATCAAAAAGGTAGGAACTGAAGCAAGACTGGACCTGGAAAAGTTCTTCTCTAAAAAAATTCACCTGAACTTATTTGTAAAAGTGAAAAAAGACTGGAGGAAGAATGACAGGGACCTTAAAAATTTCGGTTACCGCTAA
- a CDS encoding DoxX family protein has product MNYNNSNSGSIAKDIIVFVVRVFVGFAMLSHGFPKLQMLLAGGKIEFFDFMGLGPQISLILTVFAEFVCSILLILGLFTRISLGFLIFTMVMAAFVVHGADPFEKREMSLIYLSVYLLLMVMGAGKVSVDHMIERRKRASDW; this is encoded by the coding sequence ATGAACTATAACAATTCAAATTCTGGCTCAATAGCTAAAGATATTATTGTATTCGTCGTGAGGGTGTTTGTAGGTTTTGCAATGCTTTCGCACGGGTTTCCAAAACTTCAGATGCTATTGGCAGGCGGTAAGATTGAGTTTTTCGATTTTATGGGATTGGGACCTCAGATCTCTCTTATCCTTACTGTATTTGCCGAATTTGTTTGTTCAATCCTGCTGATATTAGGTCTTTTTACAAGAATTTCCTTAGGATTTCTGATCTTCACGATGGTAATGGCAGCTTTTGTTGTGCATGGAGCAGATCCGTTTGAGAAAAGAGAGATGAGCCTTATTTACCTGTCTGTCTATCTGCTTCTGATGGTGATGGGTGCCGGAAAAGTTTCTGTAGATCACATGATTGAAAGAAGAAAAAGAGCTTCAGACTGGTAA
- a CDS encoding bacteriocin-like protein gives MKNLRKLSKVNLKKINGGSAPLCESGFMACRVRDENGNLIWECLPHCNY, from the coding sequence ATGAAAAATTTAAGAAAATTATCAAAAGTAAATCTGAAAAAGATCAACGGAGGAAGTGCCCCATTATGTGAATCAGGATTCATGGCCTGCAGAGTAAGGGACGAAAACGGAAACCTGATCTGGGAATGCTTGCCTCACTGCAATTATTAA
- a CDS encoding S9 family peptidase — MKIKLTICLLAFLNFYDAQENITYQKPSAEILKLADYQRPPSVLMNSKKDWVVFTYRPTYKTLQDLNQQEMKLGGLRINPVTNIASTVTYFNDLKIRKINDKKETQVKNLPANARITYTSFSPDEKKLAFTNTTDKGVELWIIDMESATAKKITSDNLNANLGMPYMWYNDSQSLLIKTLPQNRAALIDSSKDLPTGPIVSTADGKVSQNRTYQDLLKNPQDEKNFEVLTASELYSADLNGNLKKVKDQDMYAGLSFSPDGNYLMASVIRKPFSYIVPLSRFPVTTTVYDMKGNTVKVVNEVPLNEIMPKGFSSVRTGKRNMAWRSDAPATLVFAEALDGGDQSKAAEYRDEIFTWEVPFTAAPKSFFKTKQRYDGVTWTNDHYAIVSEDWYDTRNTKSFLVDLNNGESKVIDDRNSQDVYSDPGNFNTVKNQYGRYVVDMKGGKAYLIGEGFTKDGQHPFIDEMDVKSLKKKRLYTSNLKNGKEAIIDILNPSKGEILTTQQSSSQYPNYFKKNIKSNKAEAVTNFANPFESIKDVYKEVITYKRNDGVTLTGTLYLPANYDRKAKKEKLPLLIWAYPTEYKDKNTAGQNTQNPNDFTFPSYGSFIYWTTKGYAVLDDAAFPIIGEGKTEPNDTFIPQLVANAEAAIEAVDKLGYIDRKKVAVGGHSYGAFMTANLLTHSKLFACGIARSGAYNRTLTPFGFQSEQRNYWDVPEIYNTMSPFMHADQMKTPLLLIHGDADNNPGTFTLQTERYFQALKNLGAPVKMVLLPKEAHGYQAKENILHLLWEQDQFLEKCLKK; from the coding sequence ATGAAGATAAAACTGACTATTTGCCTTCTGGCATTTCTCAATTTTTATGATGCACAGGAAAATATTACTTACCAGAAACCGTCTGCTGAAATCCTGAAACTGGCAGATTATCAGAGACCGCCAAGTGTCCTGATGAACAGCAAAAAAGATTGGGTGGTTTTTACCTACCGTCCTACCTATAAGACCCTGCAGGATCTGAATCAGCAGGAAATGAAACTCGGAGGCCTGAGAATCAACCCGGTAACCAATATTGCGAGTACGGTTACTTATTTTAATGATCTGAAAATCCGTAAGATCAATGATAAAAAAGAGACGCAGGTAAAGAACCTTCCGGCAAATGCGAGAATTACATATACTTCATTTTCACCTGATGAGAAAAAACTTGCTTTCACCAATACTACGGATAAAGGGGTAGAGCTTTGGATTATTGACATGGAATCGGCTACTGCTAAGAAAATTACTTCAGATAACCTCAATGCCAATTTAGGAATGCCATACATGTGGTATAATGATTCCCAAAGCCTGCTGATTAAAACTCTTCCTCAGAACAGAGCTGCCCTGATTGATTCAAGTAAGGATTTACCAACGGGACCTATTGTTTCTACAGCTGACGGGAAAGTATCACAAAACAGAACTTACCAGGATCTTCTGAAGAATCCTCAGGATGAGAAAAATTTTGAAGTTCTTACAGCGTCCGAACTCTACAGTGCAGATCTGAACGGAAACCTTAAAAAAGTGAAAGATCAGGATATGTATGCCGGATTGAGTTTTTCTCCTGACGGAAATTATTTAATGGCATCTGTAATCAGAAAGCCATTCTCTTATATTGTGCCGCTAAGCAGATTTCCTGTTACAACTACGGTGTATGACATGAAGGGAAATACAGTAAAAGTAGTGAATGAAGTTCCTCTGAATGAAATTATGCCTAAAGGTTTCTCATCTGTAAGAACAGGAAAGAGAAATATGGCGTGGAGAAGCGACGCTCCGGCAACATTGGTTTTTGCTGAAGCGCTTGATGGTGGTGATCAGTCGAAAGCAGCTGAATACAGAGACGAAATTTTCACATGGGAAGTTCCGTTTACTGCAGCACCGAAATCTTTTTTCAAAACAAAACAAAGGTATGACGGGGTGACATGGACGAATGATCACTACGCTATTGTTTCAGAAGATTGGTATGATACAAGAAATACAAAATCTTTCCTGGTTGATCTGAATAACGGAGAATCAAAAGTGATTGATGACAGAAATTCTCAGGATGTGTATAGCGATCCGGGGAATTTTAATACCGTTAAAAACCAGTACGGAAGATATGTTGTCGATATGAAAGGTGGAAAAGCCTATCTGATAGGAGAAGGCTTCACAAAAGACGGACAGCATCCGTTTATTGATGAAATGGATGTGAAATCTCTTAAAAAGAAAAGACTCTATACCTCAAATCTGAAAAACGGAAAAGAGGCCATTATTGATATCCTGAATCCTTCAAAAGGAGAAATCCTTACCACTCAGCAGTCGTCCAGCCAGTATCCGAATTATTTTAAAAAGAATATTAAATCCAATAAGGCAGAAGCAGTCACCAACTTTGCCAATCCTTTTGAAAGCATTAAGGATGTTTACAAAGAAGTGATCACTTACAAAAGAAATGACGGGGTTACCCTTACAGGAACGCTTTACCTTCCTGCCAACTATGACAGAAAAGCGAAAAAAGAGAAACTTCCTTTACTGATCTGGGCATATCCTACCGAATATAAAGACAAAAATACGGCAGGGCAGAATACCCAGAACCCGAATGATTTCACTTTCCCGTCTTACGGATCTTTTATTTACTGGACAACGAAAGGATATGCCGTTCTTGATGATGCAGCGTTCCCGATCATCGGGGAAGGAAAAACAGAGCCGAACGATACTTTCATCCCTCAGCTTGTGGCCAATGCTGAAGCTGCTATTGAAGCTGTAGACAAACTAGGATATATCGATAGAAAAAAAGTGGCTGTAGGAGGACATTCTTACGGTGCTTTTATGACGGCAAACCTTCTGACGCATTCCAAACTTTTTGCCTGCGGTATTGCAAGGAGTGGGGCTTATAACAGAACACTGACGCCGTTCGGATTCCAGAGTGAGCAGAGAAACTACTGGGATGTTCCGGAGATCTACAATACGATGTCTCCATTCATGCATGCAGACCAAATGAAAACACCGCTTCTTTTGATACACGGTGATGCGGATAATAACCCGGGAACTTTCACACTGCAGACGGAAAGATACTTCCAGGCATTGAAAAATCTTGGAGCTCCTGTAAAAATGGTTCTTCTTCCTAAAGAAGCCCATGGTTACCAGGCCAAAGAAAATATCTTACACCTTTTATGGGAGCAGGATCAGTTCCTTGAAAAGTGTCTGAAAAAATAA
- a CDS encoding HAD family hydrolase: MNNHITTIAFDADDTLWINEPYFQEAEKEFCILLEDYLPQHSVSQELFRTEMQNLHLYGYGVKGFMLCMVETIGRVTNNTASLELVNKAIQLGQDLLQKPIELLEGVTDTLESLKGKYRLVVATKGDLLDQERKLKNSGLQEYFHHIEIMSDKKENDYKKLLKHLDCQPENFLMLGNSIKSDILPVLEIGGSAAHIPYHVTWSHEQHDVNLEHPDFMELKSIDEILKHL; this comes from the coding sequence ATGAATAATCATATTACAACCATCGCCTTTGATGCCGACGATACCCTTTGGATCAACGAACCTTATTTCCAGGAAGCAGAAAAAGAATTCTGTATACTTCTTGAGGATTATCTTCCACAGCATTCGGTATCACAGGAATTATTCAGAACAGAAATGCAGAATCTTCACCTGTATGGCTACGGCGTAAAGGGATTTATGCTGTGTATGGTTGAAACCATCGGCAGGGTTACCAATAATACAGCCTCTCTGGAGCTGGTTAATAAAGCCATTCAGCTTGGGCAGGATCTTCTTCAGAAACCGATCGAGCTCCTGGAAGGGGTAACAGATACTCTGGAAAGCCTGAAAGGGAAATACAGACTGGTAGTGGCTACAAAAGGAGATCTGCTGGATCAGGAACGCAAACTGAAGAATTCCGGATTACAGGAATATTTCCACCATATTGAAATCATGAGTGATAAAAAAGAAAATGACTATAAAAAGTTATTGAAACATCTGGACTGTCAGCCGGAAAACTTTCTGATGCTTGGCAATTCTATAAAGTCAGATATTTTGCCGGTACTTGAAATAGGAGGATCTGCAGCGCACATTCCTTATCATGTGACGTGGAGCCATGAGCAGCATGATGTCAATTTAGAGCATCCGGATTTTATGGAGCTTAAAAGTATTGATGAGATTCTGAAGCATCTTTAA
- a CDS encoding Crp/Fnr family transcriptional regulator has product MVRTNQAFLNYFEELYRNQKQEGSITVKSFSRDEKILIQDRPLSRLILIKEGIAKCYFTEENGKEFIVEFLGSGEILGEVELIKNINCLCGVQALSDLVVYETHIPYFKSLIREDLTLNHLLLDSFAERIVNTSSRASYQQLYTVEHTLIQLIDMQTKQGIKISKEDMAAYLGITVRSLNRILKDLK; this is encoded by the coding sequence ATGGTAAGAACCAATCAGGCTTTTCTGAACTATTTTGAAGAGCTTTACAGAAATCAGAAACAGGAGGGAAGTATAACTGTAAAATCTTTTTCAAGAGATGAAAAGATATTGATACAGGACCGTCCGCTTTCCAGACTGATACTGATTAAAGAAGGTATTGCCAAATGCTATTTCACCGAAGAAAACGGTAAAGAATTTATCGTTGAATTTCTGGGCAGTGGCGAAATTCTTGGTGAAGTCGAGCTGATTAAAAATATCAATTGTTTATGCGGTGTACAGGCTCTGTCTGATCTTGTAGTATATGAAACCCATATTCCGTATTTCAAATCCCTGATCCGGGAAGACCTTACTCTGAATCACTTGCTTTTGGATTCTTTTGCAGAACGGATCGTTAATACTTCGAGCCGGGCATCCTATCAACAGCTTTATACAGTAGAACATACCTTAATACAACTGATTGATATGCAGACTAAACAGGGCATTAAGATTTCAAAAGAAGATATGGCCGCTTATCTGGGAATTACAGTGAGGAGCCTGAACAGAATCTTAAAGGATCTGAAATAA
- a CDS encoding GNAT family N-acetyltransferase, which produces MEKLKFRNAELADLDKIVAIYNSTVASRMVTADMEEVSVESKLKWFEEHNPQTRPLWVVEDDRNQTIGWVSFSSFHERAAYSGTVEVSIYLDESCRGKGYGKIILQYCIDNAGKFGVKNLVALIFLHNEPSLKLFRHFGFEDWGSLPNVAVLDGVERSLKILGKRID; this is translated from the coding sequence ATGGAAAAGTTAAAATTCAGGAATGCTGAATTGGCAGATTTAGATAAAATTGTAGCCATATATAATTCAACAGTTGCTTCAAGGATGGTCACTGCAGATATGGAAGAAGTTTCCGTAGAAAGCAAACTGAAATGGTTCGAAGAACACAACCCTCAGACAAGGCCGCTTTGGGTAGTTGAAGATGATCGGAACCAAACGATCGGATGGGTAAGTTTCAGTTCATTTCATGAAAGGGCAGCCTATAGCGGTACGGTAGAGGTAAGTATTTATCTTGACGAAAGCTGCAGAGGGAAAGGGTATGGTAAAATCATTCTTCAGTACTGTATTGATAACGCCGGCAAATTCGGGGTCAAGAATCTGGTTGCTCTTATTTTCCTGCACAATGAGCCGAGTTTGAAACTGTTCAGACATTTCGGATTTGAAGATTGGGGAAGCCTTCCAAACGTGGCTGTTTTGGACGGTGTGGAAAGGAGTCTTAAGATTTTAGGAAAGAGAATTGATTAA
- a CDS encoding MATE family efflux transporter, with translation MNFLNKNYTKECLTLALPVMLTQVGQVSVNLFDNIIVGKLLGADALASVSLGNAVFFSIFVLALGFSFAIPPLVSEAHSREDHATINSVFSHGFIINMSVGIILMVVLLLAMPLLYHSGQPAKIIPDTVSFLSIMVISMIPFMAFQTLREVSEGLSYTIGVTKATIIANIINIALNYVFIKGLWGIPPMGVKGSALATLISRIFMVVFLYFVLLKEKRTRRYIKDFSLKIQDFSKKMFDKMIKLGLPTALQMFFEVTAFAGAAFICGLISAHDIASHQIALSMASFTFNLCVGFSVASTVMIGRKLGEQNFVELRKVGINNLKIAFIFMCICGLVFILGRNILPTFFTKKEEVEVIALAAKLMIIAALFQLSDGIQVTALGMLRGLQDVKIPSIYTFIAYWIITIPLGYFFCVTLEMGAFGMWIALGLGLTVSAVFLVKRFLNMSAKRIKQNISTEHQ, from the coding sequence ATGAACTTTTTAAACAAAAACTATACAAAAGAATGCCTGACTTTGGCTCTGCCTGTGATGCTTACCCAGGTAGGGCAGGTTTCAGTAAATTTATTCGATAATATTATTGTCGGAAAACTTCTGGGTGCCGATGCACTGGCATCCGTTTCATTAGGAAATGCTGTTTTTTTCTCCATATTTGTTCTGGCACTCGGATTTTCGTTTGCTATTCCGCCATTGGTTTCAGAAGCACATTCCAGAGAAGATCATGCAACCATCAATTCTGTTTTCAGCCATGGCTTTATAATCAATATGTCTGTGGGAATTATCCTGATGGTGGTCCTGCTTTTAGCAATGCCACTCCTCTACCACTCCGGACAGCCTGCCAAGATCATTCCTGATACGGTAAGCTTTTTAAGTATTATGGTGATCAGTATGATCCCGTTTATGGCATTTCAGACGCTCCGCGAAGTCTCTGAAGGGTTATCTTATACGATTGGAGTAACCAAAGCAACGATTATTGCCAATATCATCAATATTGCCTTAAACTATGTATTTATCAAAGGACTTTGGGGAATACCTCCCATGGGCGTAAAAGGATCTGCCCTGGCTACTCTGATCTCCAGAATTTTCATGGTTGTTTTCCTTTATTTTGTATTGCTGAAAGAGAAAAGAACGAGACGTTATATCAAAGATTTTTCATTGAAAATACAGGATTTCTCTAAGAAAATGTTTGATAAAATGATAAAACTCGGCTTACCTACCGCTTTACAGATGTTTTTTGAAGTAACCGCTTTTGCCGGAGCTGCATTCATCTGCGGACTGATCTCAGCTCATGATATTGCTTCTCACCAGATTGCTTTGAGCATGGCTTCTTTTACCTTTAACCTGTGTGTAGGATTCAGCGTAGCTTCTACAGTAATGATTGGCAGAAAGCTGGGCGAGCAGAATTTTGTTGAATTAAGAAAAGTCGGGATCAATAACCTGAAGATTGCCTTTATTTTCATGTGCATCTGTGGATTGGTATTTATCTTAGGGCGAAATATACTGCCTACTTTCTTCACCAAAAAAGAAGAAGTGGAAGTTATTGCCCTGGCAGCAAAACTAATGATCATTGCAGCTTTATTCCAGCTTTCTGACGGAATTCAGGTGACAGCCTTAGGGATGCTCAGAGGTTTACAGGACGTGAAAATACCGTCTATCTACACCTTTATTGCCTATTGGATCATTACCATTCCTTTAGGGTATTTCTTCTGTGTAACATTGGAAATGGGAGCTTTCGGAATGTGGATCGCTCTGGGATTAGGGCTTACAGTATCGGCAGTATTCCTTGTTAAACGATTTTTGAATATGTCTGCGAAACGAATCAAGCAGAACATCTCAACAGAACACCAGTAA
- a CDS encoding sigma-54-dependent transcriptional regulator: MQKILIVEDEKAISGVLHSILSDELTDYEFVIAEDGLEGYKQVEKEDFALVISDIKMPKLSGTELLKQSLALKPETTFIMISGHADIDSAVSCLKEGAYDFISKPIDINRLITSVKNALAKESLKKENKNLQTENKTLKKKVNKKYQMIGTSPALQKIQDMIEKVAASDARVLITGPNGAGKELVAHAIHNQSDRARGPMVEVNCAAIPSELIESELFGHVKGSFTGAIKDKQGKFEQANGGTIFLDEIGDMSLIAQAKVLRALQESKVSPVGSDKEIKVDVRVIAATNKNMQKEIEEGKFREDLYHRLSVIEIYVPPLDERKEDIKLLVEHFSGMIADEHGTAVKKFDDKAVDALKALSWTGNIRELRNVVERLIILGGNTVSESDVASFVRK; the protein is encoded by the coding sequence ATGCAAAAAATCCTTATAGTAGAAGACGAAAAAGCAATCTCGGGAGTACTTCACAGTATTCTTTCGGATGAACTTACAGATTATGAATTTGTTATCGCCGAAGACGGCCTTGAAGGTTACAAACAGGTAGAGAAAGAAGATTTCGCACTGGTGATTTCTGATATCAAAATGCCTAAACTTTCGGGAACGGAGCTTTTAAAACAAAGTCTTGCCCTAAAACCAGAAACTACTTTTATCATGATCTCGGGACACGCAGACATCGATTCTGCTGTTTCCTGCCTGAAAGAGGGTGCATATGATTTCATTTCCAAGCCAATTGACATCAACAGACTGATCACCAGTGTGAAGAATGCTTTAGCAAAGGAATCCCTGAAGAAAGAAAACAAAAATCTTCAGACAGAAAACAAAACGTTAAAGAAAAAAGTAAATAAAAAATACCAGATGATCGGTACTTCTCCTGCGCTTCAAAAGATCCAGGATATGATCGAAAAGGTAGCCGCTTCTGATGCCAGAGTTCTGATCACAGGACCTAACGGTGCCGGAAAAGAACTGGTAGCCCACGCCATTCACAATCAGAGTGACCGTGCAAGAGGCCCAATGGTAGAAGTAAACTGTGCTGCTATCCCATCTGAACTTATTGAATCTGAACTTTTCGGGCACGTAAAAGGATCTTTTACCGGTGCGATCAAAGATAAGCAGGGTAAATTTGAACAGGCCAACGGAGGTACAATCTTCCTTGATGAGATTGGTGATATGAGCCTTATTGCTCAGGCTAAGGTATTGAGAGCACTTCAGGAGAGTAAAGTTTCCCCTGTAGGTAGCGATAAAGAAATAAAAGTTGACGTAAGGGTAATTGCGGCAACCAATAAGAATATGCAGAAAGAAATTGAAGAAGGTAAATTCAGAGAAGACCTTTATCACAGACTTTCCGTGATTGAAATTTATGTTCCGCCATTGGACGAAAGAAAAGAAGATATCAAGTTGTTGGTTGAGCACTTCTCCGGTATGATTGCCGATGAGCACGGTACTGCAGTGAAAAAGTTCGATGATAAAGCTGTTGATGCTTTAAAAGCTCTTTCCTGGACTGGAAATATCAGAGAATTAAGGAATGTCGTAGAAAGATTAATCATTCTTGGAGGGAACACTGTTTCCGAAAGTGACGTTGCAAGTTTTGTAAGGAAATAA
- a CDS encoding YggS family pyridoxal phosphate-dependent enzyme: MSIKENYQAIKNQLPAEVQLVAVSKTHPASAVQEAYDLGQKVFGENKVQELMEKAPLLPEDIQWHLIGHLQTNKVKYIAPFIDTIQSVDSEKLLAEINKESGKNNRIIKVLLQVKIAAEDTKFGLEISEAKELFQQYLAGKYPNTEITGLMGMATFTDDEQQIRKEFLTLKRLFDELNQLKTLNTLSMGMSDDFPLAIECGANSIRVGSAIFGKRDYSI; encoded by the coding sequence ATGAGTATTAAAGAAAATTATCAGGCTATAAAAAATCAGCTTCCTGCAGAAGTTCAGCTGGTTGCTGTTTCAAAAACGCATCCGGCATCTGCCGTACAGGAAGCTTATGATCTGGGACAGAAAGTCTTTGGTGAAAACAAAGTTCAGGAACTGATGGAAAAAGCACCCTTACTTCCTGAAGATATTCAGTGGCATCTGATCGGTCATTTACAGACCAATAAAGTAAAGTATATTGCTCCGTTCATAGACACCATCCAAAGTGTGGATTCTGAAAAACTATTGGCTGAAATCAACAAAGAGTCAGGTAAAAACAACAGAATCATTAAAGTTCTTCTTCAGGTGAAAATTGCTGCTGAAGACACAAAATTCGGACTTGAAATCTCAGAGGCGAAAGAACTGTTCCAACAGTACCTTGCCGGAAAATATCCGAATACAGAAATTACCGGTCTTATGGGAATGGCTACATTTACGGATGATGAGCAACAGATCAGAAAAGAATTTTTAACTCTGAAAAGGCTTTTTGATGAATTAAATCAATTAAAAACACTGAATACCTTATCAATGGGAATGAGCGATGATTTCCCGTTGGCTATTGAGTGCGGGGCTAACTCGATAAGGGTGGGATCTGCAATTTTTGGGAAAAGAGACTATTCAATATAG
- a CDS encoding polysaccharide deacetylase family protein codes for MRKIFAGRSENKTLLGMFALMSATSVLLNSCNFKNDVNDSIHSQENPTANAVPKMDDESVDSDKRVIYLTFDDGPNQGTENLLRILDKRNVCATAFLVGKHAYGSIRQKNDLELLKRNPLIELANHSFTHAHNKYTDFYKNADAVVHDFDIAKDSLKLYDKIARTPGRNIWRLNNINVTDIKSTTAAADGLKKAGYKVIGWDLEWRPSQKMTLKGSHEAMLKKVDSIFLNDLEKTSRHLVFLTHDQYLRDADSINELDLFIEKLQKSNKFVFRKISQYPKINEVLN; via the coding sequence ATGAGAAAAATTTTTGCGGGAAGGTCAGAAAATAAGACTCTTCTCGGGATGTTTGCATTGATGAGTGCAACTTCAGTTTTATTGAACAGCTGTAATTTCAAGAATGATGTGAATGATTCCATCCATTCACAGGAAAATCCCACCGCAAATGCCGTCCCCAAAATGGACGATGAAAGTGTAGATTCTGACAAAAGAGTGATCTACCTTACCTTTGACGATGGCCCCAATCAGGGAACGGAAAACCTTCTCAGAATACTTGACAAAAGAAATGTTTGTGCAACCGCTTTTCTGGTAGGAAAACATGCCTATGGGAGCATCAGGCAAAAAAATGATCTGGAACTTCTGAAAAGAAATCCTCTGATAGAACTGGCAAATCACAGTTTTACCCACGCACATAACAAATACACAGATTTTTATAAGAACGCCGATGCTGTTGTTCATGATTTTGACATCGCTAAAGACAGCCTGAAGCTTTATGATAAAATAGCAAGAACTCCGGGCAGAAATATCTGGAGACTTAACAATATTAACGTTACTGATATTAAAAGCACTACTGCAGCAGCTGACGGTCTGAAGAAAGCAGGCTATAAAGTGATCGGCTGGGATCTGGAATGGAGACCTTCCCAAAAAATGACACTGAAGGGAAGCCATGAAGCCATGCTTAAAAAAGTAGACAGCATTTTTCTTAATGATCTGGAAAAAACCTCAAGACACCTTGTGTTTCTTACCCATGATCAGTATCTGAGAGATGCAGATTCCATCAACGAACTGGATCTGTTTATTGAAAAACTTCAGAAGAGCAATAAATTTGTTTTCAGAAAGATTTCCCAATATCCGAAAATCAATGAAGTGCTGAACTGA
- a CDS encoding DUF72 domain-containing protein, protein MKKENLYIGCSGFYNNDWKGSLYPENAASKDFLSLYAGVFNAVEINSTFYRKPTGKTLSKWYDETPDQFRFFIKIPKLITHQNRLAESKEEITAFCEHIQTHLKDKLSGFLYQLPPSFKNTPQHQELIIQNLDPNYLNVIEFRHESWWTQEIFDLLKNMGVVFSGVSFPGNLPEDVIINHPEVLYYRLHGKPILYKSEYSTDFLDHLAEKISGPQHTVYIFFNNTWGTSAIKNALYLKKILS, encoded by the coding sequence ATGAAAAAAGAAAATCTTTACATAGGGTGTTCGGGATTTTATAATAATGACTGGAAAGGTTCATTATATCCTGAGAATGCTGCGAGTAAAGATTTTCTTTCCTTATATGCCGGAGTTTTTAATGCTGTGGAAATCAATTCCACCTTTTACAGGAAACCTACCGGCAAAACCCTTTCAAAGTGGTATGATGAAACTCCTGATCAGTTCAGGTTTTTTATTAAAATTCCCAAATTGATCACCCACCAAAACCGGCTGGCGGAATCAAAGGAAGAAATTACAGCCTTCTGTGAGCATATTCAGACTCACCTTAAAGATAAACTTTCAGGCTTTTTATACCAGCTTCCTCCTTCTTTTAAAAACACTCCCCAACATCAGGAACTCATCATCCAAAACCTTGATCCCAACTACCTGAATGTTATAGAATTCCGGCACGAATCCTGGTGGACACAGGAAATATTTGATCTTTTAAAAAATATGGGTGTTGTTTTTTCAGGAGTAAGCTTTCCCGGTAATCTTCCGGAAGATGTTATCATCAATCATCCTGAGGTACTTTATTACAGGCTTCACGGAAAACCTATCCTTTACAAGTCCGAATACAGCACTGACTTCCTTGATCATCTTGCTGAAAAGATCAGCGGTCCGCAACATACAGTTTATATTTTTTTCAATAACACCTGGGGAACTTCTGCCATTAAAAATGCTTTGTATTTAAAAAAGATATTAAGTTAA